CccgcgctcacatatacttatagtgaCACCGAGAATAactttcataacatgcatgccgcggaaaatggagcgcatccatttacatccgttaggcaggcaataagtatcgtctgtcccactccgttgccaccgtcagaacacgacacgttccgtcgcgttctctccaacgctcgatacatcattgtatctagggactccatacaataagaccgaaCTAACTCCCATATGACTCACTTCATTCTCAggaacactccaactgccgttcaccgtgttgacatCCAACTGACGGACATCATtagaagacatgtcgcatggtactataccgtgacaaAACACTAGCAAACACAAcacagctgtcgctctcatcaattcgagatatttaaccaatatctatcagagtggaggatccgcgactaccttgcggtCCAATTCCAATAATGAATGATGCTCAGAACCCaagcttttagcaaacaatacaattttgtgcaatgcaccttctttgatagatgaagagatcataaatgcgtccaaccatggagatttgccttgtttcagacctttagacggatacgaaacccagtaaccgatcaacacgtctatcacgtggaccactacaagaaactggcagtatattccaggcctctgtAGGCTTTGCCAACttaacaacaacatgaaaagccaggtattttgccctacctccccaggctCAATCGGAAccagcgatcacttcaaacactcgagaacacaacaaaaacactacctttgatctCGCTACCTAGCACAGAACTcctgggtctgataaactagaaacCTAAGGGACGATTCTAGCGCGTCATTGTCGGAGTGTCCTAATACTCAGGGACTTGCttcccttccaaaagcgaaCTACAGCAAGTGAAGCCTAATATGTACTTTATCTTTAGTAGTTTCCTTATATGTTGCTTGACTGTTCGTATTGCTTTCCAGAAGATActgtttcttttcttgtGAAGGAGATGTAAGAGTGAAGGGCCGTGCCCTCTAGATGAGTTTTATTTCGCATCAGCATTACCACGAAGCGACCGTGTACTACCACCAGCACAGGCATCAAATTCGAAATCGATCTCGTAATAATCCTGGTAACTGCTTTCTCCGTCGAGTATCGCAGCGGCCCTGATGCGGTATTTACCAGCAGGCACGGAACCGTTCCGAATGTCTCCATCCTTATCACCATACAGCATGTACGGCGCGTCGTTCTCGCGTCTACCTTTGATGCCAGCATTAGTCGTTGCATCGCGCAACTGCAGTCGCACCGATACAATATCAAAGCCGGGGCATCCGTCGGCAACAGCTTCAATGTTCAGTTTACATGGGCGACCGGATCGGATCACGGAACCTTCCATAATTTCTCCACCCGTAAGGATGCTATCAGCCACAACCGAATCCATGACAGAGTCATAAAGCTTAAAGCCAGTTACACAGCGTCCCGCAATAGCTGTCACTTCAAACGTCTGACTGAAGGTCGCTCCAGCATCCGAGGAACAGTCAGCACTGAGGTAGGGCGTCGCGCTCACAGTGTGGACTCCAACCGGAATGACAACGGCACGGTAGTCTCCCTCCGGAGAATCGCGGAAGACCGAGTAAGGCGTTTCCAATTCACAGAACGAAACACTGGGATCGTCGAACGTCACGCGAACACTGTCAATAAAGTCAGCCGTCGAGCAAGGAGAATAGTCCGCACGAATGTTCACTCCCGACGGGTAAGCACTCTCATCGTAGTCGCCTAGAGGACCAATCTCAGCATCCGTATCCGGGTCAATCAAGGTGAATCCAATAATTTCGTTAGAGCAAGCTGGGGTTGGAGGAGTCGCTTTTGTTCCACTGACGGGAACTAAATTGGCAATGAGAGCAATACCGTAAAGAAGGCATGATGTTGGATGGAAGATCTTCatttctttcttttcaaagAAATGTTTATGTCAATGGAGCAAGAAAGGAAGCGAAACTGTGAGTAAACATTCAACACGGAAACAATCCAAAAAACGACGTTCAGATACTTCTTCGTGTACTTTATTTCCTTTCAAAGATCCGCTTATCAAACCGAAATTGCTTACCTTTACAGAGATGGCTCACAGTAATGTATTATTCCgctattgacagtgagatatTTTATGAGGCTCGAAGGAGTGAGCAGTCTCCTAGCATGCGCAGAACAGTTTAGCTcttttcgctttcgtttgATGATTGCTGCGCAGGAGTTCTTGTTAAATGACCAGTGCAATTGATGTTGATGTTCCATTTCCTCCATTCTGTTTGGTGATGTTTTATGTCGAGTCAGAATGGTTTGGATTTATTTAAAGTTACTGCATAGGATGTGGGTTTTCGGCAAACGAAGCTTTGAAAATAGTCCGGTACATCGCCTACGCTTCTCTCTTATACATGTCAAGTCATGTGAGAAGCTGGACTTGGGCTTTCGCGGCAGGGGCAAGTCATCTTGATGTTTGCTCCCCTATCGTTTCTGTTTGGTGATGTACTGTGCTGTTCGCGGAACCGGGGCATTACGTTCATGCATGGGAGTTCTCTTTAGTCAGCCAGGTCAAGTGGTGTTGATGCTTCGCTCCTCCATATATTCTATTTGGTGATGTTTTGTGTTGAGTCGGAAGGGTTTGCATATATATCTAACGTTACTGCATAGGATGTGTGTTTTTCGGCAACGAAGGTTCGACAATAGTCCGGTACATCGCCTTCGCTTCTCTCTGATACGTGTCAAGTCACGCGAGAAACGCTTTCGCTGGGCTTCCCTTTCGCGGTAGGGGCAAGTCATCTTGATGTTTGCTCCCCTATCCTTTTTGTTTGGTGATGTACTGTGCTGTTCGCGGAATCGGGGCATTACGTTCGTGCATGGGTGTTCTCTTTTGTAGGTCAGGTCAAGTGATGTTGAAGCTTTGCTCCCCTATTGGTATTCCGTTTGGTGATGTTTTCTGTTTTGCACATATTCCCGTTCCTTAGGATTTGGGCTTTTGCGGCAGACGCCCGCTTCCGTTTCCCTCTGATGCGCCGAGAGAAAAGGGAATGGATTCACTCGGGTTGGGCTTCAGTGGCAGGGGCAAGTTGGTGTTGATATTCCACTCCCCCATCCTTTCTGTTTGGTTCTGTACAGCACGAACATTTGGCATTTTTTAGTGATCGGAGCTCTCGTTGGTCGGCCAGGCAAGTGCTGTTGAAGCTTCGCCTCTCTATCTTTTCTGTTTGGTAATGTTTTAGAAAAAGGTGTCACTTGGCTGAGGTGCAGCGGGTGCAGTGACGTCATCCAAGACCCAACCTGGAATTTCAGTCATGGTGAACCCCCAGGAACGTTCAAGCGGGGCGGGCTGGTGGAGAAGCCCCAATTGAGATATGTAGATCAACGAGGGGTAGGGTGGGACGCCCAAAAGGCCCAAAAAAATAAAATGCGGAAGTAATTTTCTAGATGTAAAATAATAAAATTGTAGGTCCTCTAAAGAGTCAGTTTGCGGCAATTCTTTTAATACTTTCAAATACAGGTGTTGCCTTTCCCAGTGCAACATTTATTGGCAAAGGTGGTATGGTTGAACATTGGATACACAGCACTAAACTCAGGAACTGAACCATCAAAATGGCTAAAAAGGCAATTCATAGTTGGGTGGAGaaactttttgaagaaagTATTGGCTCCACTGGTCAGAGGCTTGGGCCATTCTTCTTGACCTAGCCGCAAACACTGCATTGCCTGTATTGTCTCAGTTGTGCTCAACTGCAAGGCTAAATCATTCTTCTCGGAACATTTTTTCGGAGCTTCTGCTTGGACGGTCGATTCTGCTGTCTCTGCAATGACGGGAGGCTTTAGCAACGCCCTGGGTCGGATTTTGACTGCAGATATGGTATCTAACAAACTGCCATTTTTGTTCAGACTCTGAAGTTTCTCTAGTACAAGCTGGTCAACAATATCTGTGAGTATTGCGGCCTGCGCTGTACTCAACAAGCTCATCTTGAACTCGTCAAATCTAGCCTGACAGGACTCTTTACTTATATATTCCGATGCTGCGGTCATAAGGAATGGAATACTTCTTGCCAGCACCTCAGTTGCATTGATGCCAAGAATTTGACAAACAAAGTAGTGTCCAATCTCTAACAGCGGAACATGCGTGCTGCCGCCATATCCTGCCATGATTCTAGCATTTCCGGTGGCCTCAATTTTTATGTTGACCCATTTTG
This window of the Phaeodactylum tricornutum CCAP 1055/1 PHATR_bd_15x14 genomic scaffold, whole genome shotgun sequence genome carries:
- a CDS encoding predicted protein, with product MKIFHPTSCLLYGIALIANLVPVSGTKATPPTPACSNEIIGFTLIDPDTDAEIGPLGDYDESAYPSGVNIRADYSPCSTADFIDSVRVTFDDPSVSFCELETPYSVFRDSPEGDYRAVVIPVGVHTVSATPYLSADCSSDAGATFSQTFEVTAIAGRCVTGFKLYDSVMDSVVADSILTGGEIMEGSVIRSGRPCKLNIEAVADGCPGFDIVSVRLQLRDATTNAGIKGRRENDAPYMLYGDKDGDIRNGSVPAGKYRIRAAAILDGESSYQDYYEIDFEFDACAGGSTRSLRGNADAK